A region from the Lemur catta isolate mLemCat1 chromosome 7, mLemCat1.pri, whole genome shotgun sequence genome encodes:
- the LOC123641632 gene encoding olfactory receptor 10A3-like: MKRQNQTSVVEFILLGFSNFPELQEQLFGVFLVIYLVTLMGNAIIIVIISLDESLHVPMYLFLLNLSVVDLSFSAVIMPEMLVVLSTEKARISFVSCFAQMYFILLFGGTECFLLGAMAYDRFAAICHPLNYPMTMNKIVFMKLVMFSWVSGIMVATVQTTWVFSFPFCGPNEINHLSCETPAVLELACADTFLFEIYAFTGTILIVMVPFLLILLSYIRVLYAILKMPSTTGRQKAFSTCASHLTSVTLFYGTANMTYLQPKSGYSPETKKLMSLAYSLLTPLLNPLIYSLRNSEMKRALMKLWQRKVFLHTV, from the coding sequence atgaaaaggcaaaatcaaACCTCTGTGGTTGAATTCATCCTCTTGGGTTTTTCTAACTTTCCTGAACTCCAGGAGCAgctctttggggttttcttggtGATTTACCTGGTGACATTGATGGGAAATGCCATAATTATAGTCATTATCTCCCTGGACGAGAGCCTCCATGTTCCCATGTACCTGTTCCTCCTGAACTTGTCTGTGGTGGACTTGAGTTTCAGTGCAGTCATCATGCCTGAAATGCTGGTGGTGCTCTCCACTGAGAAAGCTAGGATTTCTTTTGTGAGCTGTTTTGCACAGatgtatttcattcttctttttggtGGGACTGAATGTTTTCTCCTGGGGGCAATGGCTTATGACCGATTTGCTGCAATTTGCCATCCTCTGAACTACCCAATGACTATGAACAAAATAGTTTTTATGAAATTAGTAATGTTCTCATGGGTCTCAGGGATCATGGTGGCTACTGTGCAGACCACATGGGTATTTAGTTTTCCCTTTTGTGGCCCCAATGAAATTAATCATCTCTCCTGTGAAACCCCAGCAGTGCTAGAGCTTGCATGTGCAGACACCTTCTTGTTTGAAATTTATGCCTTCACAGGTACCATTTTGATTGTTATGGTACCTTTCTTGTTGATCCTCTTGTCTTACATTCGAGTTCTTTATGCCATCCTGAAGATGCCATCAACCACCGGGAGGCAAAAGGCTTTTTCCACCTGTGCCTCTCATCTCACATCTGTGACCCTCTTCTATGGCACAGCCAACATGACTTATTTGCAGCCCAAATCTGGCTACTCACCAGAAACCAAGAAACTGATGTCACTGGCTTACTCACTGCTTACACCTCTGCTGAATCCACTTATTTACAGTTTGCGAAACAGTGAGATGAAAAGGGCTTTGATGAAATTATGGCAAAGAAAAGTGTTTTTACACACAGTCTGA
- the LOC123641633 gene encoding olfactory receptor 10A3, with amino-acid sequence MKRQNQSSVVEFILLGFSNFPELQEQLFGVFLVIYLVTLMGNAIIIVVISLDESLHVPMYLFLLNLSVVDLSFSAVIMPEMLVVLSTEKARISFVSCFAQMYFILLFGGTECFLLGAMAYDRFAAICHPLNYPMTMNKKVFLKLVMFSWVSGIMVATVQTTWVFSFPFCGPSEINHLFCETPPVLELACADTFLFEIYAFTGTILIVMVPFLLILLSYIRILYAILKMPSTTGRQKAFSTCASHLTSVTLFYGTANMTYLQPKSGYSPETKKLMSLAYTLLTPLLNPLIYSLRNSEMKRALMKLWRRKVFLHTV; translated from the coding sequence atgaaaaggcaaaatcaaAGCTCTGTGGTTGAATTCATCCTCTTGGGTTTTTCTAACTTTCCTGAACTCCAGGAGCAgctctttggggttttcttggtGATTTACTTGGTGACCCTGATGGGAAATGCCATCATTATAGTTGTCATCTCCCTGGACGAGAGCCTCCATGTTCCCATGTACCTGTTCCTCCTGAACTTGTCTGTGGTGGACTTGAGTTTCAGTGCAGTCATCATGCCTGAAATGCTGGTGGTGCTCTCCACTGAGAAAGCTAGGATTTCTTTTGTGAGCTGTTTTGCACAGatgtatttcattcttctttttggtGGGACTGAATGTTTTCTCCTGGGGGCAATGGCTTATGACCGATTTGCTGCAATTTGCCATCCTCTGAACTACCCAATGACTAtgaacaaaaaagtttttttgaaatTAGTAATGTTCTCATGGGTCTCAGGGATCATGGTGGCTACTGTGCAGACCACATGGGTATTTAGTTTTCCCTTTTGTGGCCCCAGTGAAATTAATCATCTCTTTTGTGAGACTCCCCCAGTGCTAGAGCTTGCATGTGCAGACACCTTCTTGTTTGAAATTTATGCCTTCACAGGTACCATTTTGATTGTTATGGTACCGTTCCTGTTGATCCTCTTGTCTTACATTCGAATTCTTTATGCCATCCTGAAGATGCCATCAACCACCGGGAGGCAAAAGGCTTTTTCCACCTGTGCCTCTCATCTCACATCTGTGACCCTCTTCTATGGCACAGCCAACATGACTTATTTGCAGCCCAAATCTGGCTACTCACCGGAAACCAAGAAACTGATGTCATTAGCTTACACTTTGCTTACTCCTCTGTTGAATCCACTTATCTACAGCTTGAGAAATAGTGAGATGAAAAGGGCTCTGATGAAATTATGGAGAAGAAAAGTGTTTTTACACACAGTGTGA
- the LOC123642076 gene encoding NACHT, LRR and PYD domains-containing protein 10-like, with amino-acid sequence MVLADDPQKALLWALSDLEEDDFKILKFHLRGMALPEGQPHLARGELEGLSRVELASKLILTYGAQEAVRVVLKVLKIMNLLELVDQLSLICLNDYRETYREHVRSLEERREGAGGSSYIQLLLVAKPSSGSPESPACPVPEQELDSVVVEALFGSGEKPYPAPSSVVLQGSAGTGKTTLAKKMVLDWATGALYPGRFDYVFYVSCKEVVLLPKGKIEQLIFWCCGDSQAPVTEILRQPERLLFILDGFDELQRPFEEHLKKVSSSPKEDLLHCLIRRRILPTCSLLITTRPQALHNLKPLLKHTEYLHILGFSEEERRSYFRSYFKDEEQATKAFEVVEGNAILHQACQVPGICWVVCSWLKRQMERGQAVSETPRNSADIFMAYVSTFLPSDDKEGCSEPSRHRVLRSLCSLAAEGIQHQRFLFEEAELRKHSLDGPSLAAFLSSNDYQEGLDIKKFYSFRHISFQEFFHAMSYLVTEDQNQLGEASRREVERLLQEKDPEGNKEMTLNVQFLLDMSKKESSLNLELNFRLKISPCMMQDLKHIKEQMESLKLNRTWDLELLLHESKIKNLVNSIQMSDVSFKVEHSNERKSHSSKSFSVKTSLNNGQKE; translated from the exons ATGGTCCTGGCTGATGACCCCCAGAAGGCATTGCTCTGGGCTCTGAGTGACCTGGAGGAAGACGATTTCAAGATATTAAAGTTCCACTTACGGGGTATGGCCCTGCCTGAGGGCCAGCCCCACCTGGCCAGAGGGGAGCTGGAGGGTCTGAGTCGGGTGGAGCTGGCATCTAAGCTGATTCTAACTTATGGAGCACAGGAGGCTGTGAGAGTGGTGCTCAAGGTCTTGAAGATCATGAACCTGTTGGAACTCGTGGACCAGCTCAGCCTCATTTGTCTCAATG ATTACAGAGAAACATACCGAGAGCACGTGCGCTCCctagaggagaggagagaaggggcaggtggcagcagcTACATTCAGCTGCTCCTGGTGGCCAAGCCCAGCTCAGGGAGCCCAGAATCACCTGCCTGCCCTGTCCCAGAGCAGGAGCTGGACTCTGTCGTGGTGGAAGCTCTATTTGGTTCGGGGGAAAAGCCCTACCCGGCCCCATCCTCAGTGGTGCTACAGGGGTCTGCTGGCACTGGGAAGACAACCCTGGCCAAGAAAATGGTGCTGGACTGGGCCACTGGTGCTCTGTACCCAGGCCGGTTTGATTATGTCTTTTATGTGAGCTGCAAAGAAGTGGTCCTGCTGCCCAAGGGCAAAATTGAGCAGCTCATCTTCTGGTGTTGTGGGGATAGTCAAGCCCCTGTCACAGAGATTCTGAGGCAGCCAGAGCGGCTGCTGTTCATCCTGGATGGCTTCGATGAGCTGCAGAGGCCCTTTGAAGAACACTTGAAGAAGGTGAGCTCGAGTCCAAAAGAGGACCTGCTTCACTGTCTAATTAGGAGAAGGATACTTCCCACGTGCTCCCTGCTCATCACCACCCGGCCCCAGGCTTTGCATAATCTTAAGCCCTTGCTGAAACACACAGAGTACCTCCACATCctaggcttctctgaggaggagaggaggagctATTTCAGGTCCTATTTCAAGGACGAGGAGCAAGCCACGAAGGCCTTTGAAGTTGTAGAAGGCAATGCCATTCTCCACCAAGCGTGTCAGGTTCCAGGCATTTGCTGGGTGGTCTGCTCCTGGCTGAAGAGGCAGATGGAGAGAGGCCAGGCAGTGTCGGAGACACCCAGAAACAGCGCTGACATCTTCATGGCCTATGTGTCCACCTTCCTGCCATCTGATGACAAGGAGGGCTGCTCCGAGCCCTCCCGGCACAGGGTCCTGAGGAGTCTGTGCTCCTTGGCGGCTGAGGGGATCCAGCACCAGAGGTTTCTGTTTGAAGAAGCTGAGCTCAGGAAACACAGTTTAGATGGCCCCAGCTTGGCTGCTTTCCTGAGCAGCAACGATTACCAAGAGGGACTTGACATCAAGAAGTTCTACAGCTTCCGCCACATCAGCTTCCAGGAATTTTTTCATGCCATGTCCTACCTGGTGACAGAGGACCAGAACCAGCTGGGGGAAGCATCCCGCAGAGAAGTAGAAAGGCTGTTGCAGGAAAAGGACCCAGAAGGGAACAAGGAGATGACCCTCAATGTGCAGTTTCTATTAGATATGTCAAAGAAAGAGAGCTCCTTAAACTTGGAGCTAAACTTCCGTCTCAAAATTTCTCCCTGTATGATGCAGGATCTGAAGCATATTAAAGAACAGATGGAATCTCTGAAGTTGAACAGGACCTGGGATTTGGAACTCTTGCTGCATGAGTCTAAGATAAAGAATCTGGTAAACAGTATCCAGATGAGTGATGTGTCATTCAAGGTAGAACATTCAAATGAAAGGAAGTCCCACAGCAGCAAGTCATTTTCTGTCAAAACCAGCTTGAATAATGGACAGAAAGAATAG